The proteins below are encoded in one region of Aeromonas jandaei:
- the nrdD gene encoding anaerobic ribonucleoside-triphosphate reductase, with amino-acid sequence MKPVVIKRDGCRAPFNAQLISEAVSRAAEAVNQANPALAQRISSAVSQELEGRGEVDIHEIQRLVENHLMASDDKVIARAYIEYRHDRDQAREARGRLAQEIRGLVEQTNAALLNENANKDSKVIPTQRDLLAGIVAKHYATSHMLPRDVVQAHESGDLHFHDLDYSPFFPMFNCMLIDLQGMLTHGFKMGNAEIDTPKSISTATAVTAQIIAQVASHIYGGTTINRIDEVLAPYVTISWQKHREVAEEWGIADVEAYAMARTEKECYDAFQSLEYEVNTLHTANGQTPFVTFGFGLGDSWQSRMIQRAILSNRIAGLGKNKKTAVFPKLVFAIRDGLNHKQGDPNYDIKRLALECASKRMYPDILNYDQVVKVTGSFKTPMGCRSFLGAYEENGELIHEGRNNLGVVSLNLPRIALKSRDEADFWDKLDAALRVAKKALMYRIERLDGVKARVAPILYMEGACGVRLKADDNVSEIFKNGRASISLGYIGVHETINALFGDSVHLFDSAELQQKAIAIIERLKAATDEWKEETGYGFSLYSTPSENLCSRFCRIDAKEFGVVPGVTDKGYYTNSFHLDVEKQVNPYDKLDFEAPYPPIASGGFICYGEYPNIQHNLEALENVWDYSYDKVPYYGTNTPIDECYDCGFTGEFECTSKGFTCPRCGNHDPAKVSVTRRVCGYLGSPDARPFNAGKQEEVKRRVKHM; translated from the coding sequence ATGAAACCGGTTGTGATCAAACGTGACGGCTGTCGCGCACCATTCAATGCCCAGTTGATTAGCGAGGCGGTCAGTCGTGCTGCGGAAGCGGTCAATCAGGCCAATCCGGCACTGGCACAGCGTATCTCAAGCGCGGTGAGTCAGGAGCTGGAGGGGCGTGGTGAGGTTGATATCCACGAGATCCAGCGTCTGGTTGAAAACCACCTGATGGCCTCCGATGACAAGGTCATTGCCCGCGCCTATATCGAATATCGTCACGATCGGGATCAGGCCCGCGAGGCGCGCGGTCGTCTGGCGCAGGAGATCCGCGGTCTGGTAGAGCAGACCAACGCGGCCCTGCTCAACGAGAACGCCAACAAAGATTCCAAGGTGATCCCGACCCAGCGCGACCTGCTGGCCGGTATCGTCGCCAAGCACTATGCCACCAGCCACATGCTGCCCCGTGATGTGGTTCAGGCCCACGAGAGCGGCGATCTGCACTTCCACGATCTCGACTACTCCCCCTTCTTCCCGATGTTCAACTGCATGTTGATCGATCTGCAGGGGATGCTGACTCACGGCTTCAAGATGGGCAATGCGGAGATCGATACCCCGAAATCGATCAGCACCGCCACCGCGGTCACAGCCCAGATCATTGCCCAAGTGGCGAGCCACATCTATGGCGGCACCACCATCAACCGCATCGATGAAGTGCTGGCCCCCTATGTGACCATCAGCTGGCAGAAGCACCGTGAAGTGGCCGAAGAGTGGGGCATTGCCGATGTGGAAGCCTACGCCATGGCCCGCACCGAGAAGGAGTGCTACGACGCCTTCCAGTCGCTGGAGTACGAAGTCAACACCCTGCACACCGCCAACGGCCAGACCCCGTTCGTTACCTTCGGCTTTGGCCTGGGGGACAGCTGGCAGTCGCGGATGATCCAGCGTGCCATCCTCAGCAACCGTATCGCCGGCCTTGGCAAGAACAAGAAGACCGCCGTGTTCCCGAAACTGGTGTTCGCCATCAGGGATGGTCTCAACCACAAGCAGGGCGATCCCAACTACGACATCAAGCGGCTGGCGCTGGAGTGTGCCTCCAAGCGGATGTACCCGGATATCCTCAACTACGACCAGGTGGTGAAGGTGACCGGCTCCTTCAAGACCCCCATGGGCTGCCGCTCCTTTCTCGGTGCCTACGAGGAGAATGGCGAGCTGATCCACGAAGGTCGCAACAACCTCGGCGTGGTGAGCCTCAACCTGCCGCGCATTGCCCTGAAATCCCGCGATGAAGCGGATTTCTGGGACAAGCTGGACGCCGCCCTGCGGGTCGCCAAGAAGGCGCTGATGTATCGCATCGAACGTCTCGACGGGGTCAAGGCTCGGGTCGCCCCCATCCTCTATATGGAAGGGGCTTGCGGTGTACGCCTCAAGGCCGACGACAACGTCAGCGAGATCTTCAAGAACGGTCGCGCCTCCATCTCTCTTGGCTATATCGGGGTACACGAGACCATCAATGCTCTGTTCGGTGACTCGGTGCACCTGTTCGACAGCGCCGAGTTGCAGCAGAAGGCCATCGCCATCATCGAGCGCCTCAAGGCCGCGACCGATGAGTGGAAGGAGGAGACCGGCTACGGCTTCAGCCTTTACTCCACCCCGAGCGAGAACCTCTGCTCCCGCTTCTGCCGCATCGATGCCAAAGAGTTTGGCGTGGTGCCGGGTGTGACCGACAAGGGCTACTACACCAACAGTTTCCACCTCGATGTGGAGAAGCAGGTCAACCCGTACGACAAGCTGGACTTCGAGGCGCCCTATCCGCCCATCGCCAGCGGCGGTTTCATCTGCTACGGCGAGTACCCCAATATCCAGCACAATCTGGAAGCGCTCGAAAACGTCTGGGATTACAGCTATGACAAGGTGCCCTACTACGGTACCAACACCCCCATCGACGAGTGCTACGACTGCGGCTTTACCGGCGAGTTCGAGTGCACCTCCAAGGGCTTTACCTGCCCGCGCTGCGGCAACCACGATCCCGCCAAGGTGTCGGTGACCCGCCGTGTCTGCGGCTACCTCGGCAGCCCGGATGCGCGCCCTTTCAATGCGGGCAAGCAGGAAGAGGTGAAGCGCCGCGTCAAACATATGTAA
- a CDS encoding HlyD family secretion protein codes for MTPDQQFSRWIKWSMAGFTALFAYFLMADLLMPLTPQAMATRVVTKLAPQVSGKVVEVAVHNNQQVKKGDLLFRLDPVPFELAVEQARLALAQAEQQNSELDAALSAANAELYAKETLASQKWREAERINALFQSRMVSLQQKDEADSALRSAQASLRASKAKLTQLEASRGLTGDDNLLLRQARNKLAQAELALAYSQVHADQDGTITNLQLKPGSIASAGNPLLALVSEQVDVIADFREKSLRHVGDQTRALVAFDGEPGQLYPARVSSLDAGVSAGQFDANGRLAAPVESDRWVRDAQRMRLHLELDDLPSHLPAGARATVQLLPDNPLTAMLARAQIHLLSLLHYVY; via the coding sequence ATGACCCCGGATCAACAATTCAGCCGCTGGATCAAATGGTCCATGGCCGGCTTTACCGCCCTCTTTGCCTACTTTCTGATGGCAGACCTGCTGATGCCCCTCACCCCGCAGGCCATGGCCACCCGGGTTGTCACCAAGCTGGCCCCGCAAGTTAGCGGCAAGGTGGTCGAAGTAGCGGTACACAACAACCAGCAGGTCAAAAAAGGCGACCTGCTCTTCAGGCTGGACCCGGTTCCCTTCGAGCTGGCGGTCGAACAGGCCCGTCTTGCCCTGGCGCAAGCAGAGCAGCAGAACAGCGAGCTGGATGCGGCCCTCAGTGCCGCCAATGCCGAGCTCTATGCCAAGGAGACGCTGGCCAGCCAGAAGTGGCGTGAAGCTGAGCGGATTAATGCTCTGTTCCAGAGTCGCATGGTCTCGCTGCAGCAAAAAGATGAGGCGGATAGCGCCCTGCGCAGTGCCCAGGCCAGTCTGCGTGCCAGCAAGGCGAAGCTGACTCAGCTTGAGGCCAGCCGTGGCTTGACCGGGGATGACAACCTGCTGCTGCGCCAGGCCCGCAACAAACTGGCTCAGGCCGAGCTGGCACTGGCTTACAGCCAGGTGCATGCGGATCAGGATGGCACCATCACCAACCTGCAACTCAAGCCGGGCAGCATCGCCAGTGCAGGCAATCCGCTGCTGGCGCTGGTGTCGGAACAAGTGGATGTCATTGCCGATTTTCGTGAAAAGAGCCTGCGCCACGTTGGTGACCAGACCAGGGCGCTGGTCGCCTTCGATGGTGAACCGGGCCAGCTCTATCCCGCCCGCGTCAGCAGTCTTGATGCGGGTGTGAGCGCCGGTCAGTTTGATGCCAACGGCCGGCTGGCCGCTCCGGTCGAATCGGATCGCTGGGTACGGGATGCCCAGCGGATGCGCCTGCATCTGGAGCTGGATGATCTCCCGTCCCACCTCCCCGCCGGTGCCCGGGCCACGGTACAACTGCTGCCGGACAACCCGCTGACCGCCATGCTGGCTCGTGCCCAGATCCATCTGCTCAGCCTGCTGCACTATGTCTACTAA
- the slyA gene encoding transcriptional regulator SlyA, producing the protein MTDLERLRELSLAEQIARMHRLWRTAADLELAPLGLTHPRWTALWKLSRMGNHVSQKTLADALEIELPSLMRTLGQLEEQGLIERHCCSQDKRARIVSVTPSGQTLLDQIANRIMNIRRELLAGIDEETLSLFEATVQRISANALSKIETHNENGGQSTPPDAQPTEE; encoded by the coding sequence ATGACGGATCTGGAGAGGTTGCGCGAACTGTCGCTCGCCGAGCAAATAGCACGCATGCACCGGTTGTGGCGTACCGCCGCTGATCTGGAGCTGGCCCCCCTTGGCCTGACCCACCCGCGCTGGACGGCGCTCTGGAAGCTCTCCCGCATGGGCAACCATGTCAGCCAGAAGACCCTGGCCGATGCCCTCGAAATCGAGCTTCCCTCCCTGATGCGCACCCTCGGCCAGCTGGAAGAGCAGGGGCTGATCGAACGCCACTGCTGCAGTCAGGACAAACGGGCCCGCATCGTCTCGGTCACCCCCTCCGGCCAGACCCTGCTCGACCAGATAGCCAACCGCATCATGAATATTCGCAGAGAGCTGCTGGCCGGTATCGACGAAGAGACCCTGAGTCTGTTTGAGGCGACGGTGCAGCGTATCTCGGCCAATGCCCTGAGCAAGATTGAAACACACAACGAGAACGGTGGGCAGAGCACCCCGCCCGATGCACAACCCACAGAGGAATAA
- the nrdG gene encoding anaerobic ribonucleoside-triphosphate reductase-activating protein has product MHYHQYYPVDVINGPGTRATLFVSGCEHQCPGCYNQSTWRLDGGKPFDQAMSDRVIADLNDSRIKRRGLSLSGGDPLHPANVPHVLALVKRVRAECPGKDIWCWTGYLLGELTVPQRELVALLDVLVDGKFEKVLADPGLLWRGSSNQQIHDLNAWREGGERIPCLFAS; this is encoded by the coding sequence ATGCACTACCACCAATACTATCCGGTCGATGTGATCAACGGCCCCGGCACCCGTGCCACCCTGTTTGTCTCGGGCTGTGAACATCAGTGCCCCGGCTGCTACAACCAGAGCACCTGGCGCCTTGACGGCGGCAAGCCGTTCGATCAGGCGATGAGCGATCGCGTCATTGCGGATCTCAACGACAGCCGCATCAAACGGCGCGGGCTCTCGCTCTCCGGCGGCGATCCGCTCCACCCGGCCAACGTTCCTCATGTGCTGGCGCTGGTGAAACGGGTGCGTGCCGAGTGTCCCGGCAAGGATATCTGGTGCTGGACCGGTTACCTGCTGGGCGAGCTCACCGTACCTCAACGGGAGCTGGTGGCTCTGCTTGATGTGCTGGTGGATGGCAAGTTCGAGAAGGTGCTGGCGGATCCCGGTTTGCTCTGGCGTGGCAGCAGCAACCAGCAGATCCACGATCTCAACGCCTGGCGTGAGGGCGGGGAGCGCATCCCCTGTCTGTTTGCCTCCTGA
- a CDS encoding 2-hydroxycarboxylate transporter family protein, which produces MKNLSTLPTTQEKAAFMGGHQIAGMPLFIFLGLATCVLFSGWNGSLPLGMVGALALMFVLGTLLTELGERIMPIREYLGGGTILAIFGGAALFEYQLLPVQAGQVITNFMKEGGFLNFFIASLVTGSVFGMSGALLKNAAMRYLPVILGGVALALLSVGLVGFLMGYGFKNAVLLIGLPIMGGGMGAGAVPLVEILSGPMQMSSADLLSRMVPAVVIANTLAILVGSLLARLGRRYPSLTGNGKLMVKENSQSIADEQAEAPTLQSLGMGLFISSSMFVLGSLLGNFIPMHPFALMILAVAFIKVSGLLPRRYEQAAADWYQFVVSNLTPSLLVGIGVAYTSIPELISAFSISYFVLVMVTVIGGALGAALVGKLIGFYPIEAAITGGLCMANMGGTGDVAVLSAAQRMKLMPFAQISSRLGGAVMLILATALISLLA; this is translated from the coding sequence ATGAAAAACCTCTCTACCCTACCAACCACACAAGAAAAGGCCGCTTTTATGGGTGGCCACCAAATTGCCGGTATGCCGCTCTTTATATTTCTCGGGCTGGCGACCTGCGTTCTCTTTTCCGGCTGGAACGGCTCGCTGCCGCTCGGCATGGTCGGTGCGCTGGCGCTGATGTTTGTGCTGGGCACCCTGCTGACCGAGCTGGGCGAGCGGATCATGCCGATCCGCGAATATCTGGGTGGCGGCACCATCCTTGCCATCTTCGGCGGTGCCGCCCTGTTTGAATATCAGTTGCTGCCGGTGCAGGCGGGACAGGTCATCACCAACTTCATGAAGGAGGGGGGCTTTCTCAACTTCTTCATCGCCAGTCTGGTGACCGGTTCGGTGTTTGGCATGAGCGGCGCTTTGCTGAAAAATGCCGCCATGCGCTACCTGCCGGTCATTCTTGGTGGCGTCGCACTGGCGCTGCTGAGCGTGGGGCTGGTCGGCTTCCTGATGGGATATGGCTTCAAGAATGCGGTGCTGCTGATCGGCCTGCCCATCATGGGCGGTGGCATGGGCGCTGGCGCGGTGCCTCTGGTGGAGATCCTCTCCGGCCCGATGCAGATGTCCAGTGCGGATCTCTTGTCACGCATGGTACCGGCGGTCGTGATCGCCAATACCCTGGCCATTCTGGTGGGCTCCCTGCTGGCGCGCCTTGGTCGCCGTTACCCTTCTCTGACCGGCAACGGCAAGCTGATGGTCAAAGAGAATAGTCAGAGCATTGCTGACGAGCAGGCCGAAGCGCCGACCCTGCAGAGTCTGGGCATGGGCCTTTTCATCAGCTCCAGCATGTTTGTGCTGGGCTCCCTGCTTGGCAACTTTATCCCCATGCACCCCTTCGCCCTGATGATTTTGGCAGTCGCCTTTATCAAGGTGAGTGGCCTGCTGCCGCGCCGCTATGAGCAGGCGGCAGCCGACTGGTATCAGTTTGTGGTGAGCAACCTCACCCCCTCCCTGCTGGTGGGGATCGGCGTCGCCTATACCAGTATTCCCGAGCTCATCAGCGCCTTTTCCATCAGCTACTTCGTACTGGTCATGGTCACCGTGATTGGCGGCGCCCTCGGTGCGGCGTTGGTCGGCAAGCTGATCGGCTTCTATCCCATCGAGGCGGCCATCACCGGCGGGCTCTGCATGGCCAACATGGGGGGCACCGGCGATGTGGCCGTGCTCTCGGCGGCCCAGCGAATGAAGCTGATGCCCTTTGCCCAGATCTCCTCACGTCTCGGCGGTGCCGTGATGCTGATTTTGGCGACCGCTCTTATCTCCCTGCTTGCCTGA
- a CDS encoding substrate-binding periplasmic protein: protein MVAGWGKWLAGVLWLAASQTGAAPLLIGAEDDWAPYSVLNRETGQPQGLAPELVRAVFAAEGIEVAFRTLPFARCMHDAKSDQLAGCFDATITDENRDQYFWHKTPMFSEDLAIFALASEPRRDLDLASLKGKRVGITLGYTYPTNFMADPQIARFQAKSDAQILDMLARGRVDYILMNGMPGYLKIREKALTGQVVKVGKLSTDGFWVAFSRQHPQGEEMARRFEKGLQKTKMNGTYDALMQQFETRLGAR from the coding sequence ATGGTCGCAGGGTGGGGAAAATGGTTGGCAGGGGTGCTCTGGCTGGCGGCAAGCCAGACCGGCGCAGCACCATTGCTGATTGGCGCCGAAGATGACTGGGCCCCCTACAGCGTGCTGAACAGGGAGACGGGTCAACCGCAAGGGCTGGCACCCGAGCTGGTTCGGGCGGTATTCGCCGCCGAAGGTATCGAGGTCGCCTTTCGAACCCTCCCCTTTGCCCGCTGCATGCACGATGCCAAGAGCGACCAGCTGGCAGGCTGCTTCGATGCCACCATCACGGATGAGAATCGCGACCAGTACTTTTGGCACAAGACTCCCATGTTCAGCGAGGATCTCGCCATCTTTGCCCTTGCCAGCGAGCCACGCCGGGACCTCGACCTCGCCTCTCTCAAGGGCAAACGGGTCGGCATCACCCTTGGTTACACCTACCCCACCAACTTTATGGCAGATCCGCAGATCGCCCGTTTTCAGGCCAAATCCGACGCCCAGATCCTCGATATGCTGGCACGGGGCCGAGTCGACTACATCCTGATGAACGGTATGCCGGGCTATCTCAAGATCCGGGAGAAAGCGCTGACGGGGCAGGTGGTCAAGGTCGGTAAGCTCTCTACCGATGGCTTCTGGGTCGCCTTCTCTCGCCAACACCCTCAAGGGGAAGAGATGGCCAGACGGTTCGAGAAGGGGCTGCAGAAGACCAAAATGAACGGCACCTACGATGCGCTAATGCAGCAGTTTGAAACCCGGCTCGGGGCACGCTGA
- a CDS encoding DUF2955 domain-containing protein, with product MSTNQAASPSPATTHLWHRPLTGNELRQCLRIAFGCTTGFLLCKLCGWNYGVFYTVTPVLLLGMVPVMNGHAARQLIAAAAICGVEVGLLGGLFGSHPGLMTPIAFLLFLYRFAAMSRGSLFLFGANGVLSLSIMLHFASYPQTDLNDLIFNNLWASVLSVLIAYLMTALIPDVEARPKPAPTPKAPHRMRHEALLGATVATLSFLVFQVFDLRDSMSAQATTLLVLFPMHWNGALNYARKRAMGTLLGVTFGLLGQLLLYDWSGQLLLVAPLLWLGAMLFSHAHVKEASGSGVGFGALTTLGILFGQYLTPGNDLVFSALYRVSSILFAIVATLLICYLVHQLLNRFEATRFGC from the coding sequence ATGTCTACTAATCAAGCTGCGTCACCCAGTCCAGCCACAACCCATCTGTGGCATCGGCCCCTGACCGGCAACGAGTTGCGCCAGTGCCTGCGTATCGCCTTTGGCTGCACCACCGGCTTTCTGCTCTGCAAGCTGTGTGGCTGGAATTACGGGGTCTTCTACACAGTGACCCCCGTGCTGCTGCTTGGCATGGTGCCGGTGATGAATGGTCATGCCGCGCGCCAGCTGATCGCTGCGGCAGCCATCTGCGGAGTGGAGGTGGGTCTGTTGGGGGGGCTGTTCGGCAGCCACCCCGGGCTGATGACCCCCATCGCCTTTCTGCTGTTTCTCTACCGCTTTGCCGCCATGTCGCGGGGCAGCCTGTTCCTGTTTGGTGCCAACGGTGTGCTGAGCCTCAGTATCATGCTCCACTTTGCCAGCTATCCGCAGACCGACCTCAACGACCTCATCTTCAATAACCTCTGGGCCAGCGTGCTGTCGGTGCTTATCGCCTACCTGATGACGGCCCTGATACCGGATGTGGAGGCGCGCCCCAAACCAGCCCCAACCCCCAAGGCTCCGCACCGGATGCGCCATGAGGCTCTGCTGGGAGCAACGGTCGCCACCCTCTCGTTTCTGGTGTTTCAGGTGTTTGATCTGCGTGACTCCATGTCGGCGCAAGCCACCACCCTGCTGGTGCTCTTTCCCATGCACTGGAACGGGGCGCTGAACTACGCCCGCAAACGGGCCATGGGCACCTTGCTCGGGGTCACCTTCGGTCTGCTTGGCCAGCTGCTGCTCTATGACTGGTCGGGTCAACTGCTGCTGGTGGCTCCGCTGCTCTGGCTCGGCGCCATGCTATTCAGCCATGCCCATGTGAAGGAGGCGAGCGGTTCCGGCGTCGGTTTTGGCGCCCTGACCACCCTCGGCATCCTGTTCGGTCAATATCTGACGCCGGGAAACGATCTGGTATTCAGTGCACTCTACCGGGTCAGCAGCATCCTCTTTGCCATCGTGGCCACCCTGCTGATCTGCTATCTGGTGCACCAGCTACTCAACCGCTTTGAGGCAACCCGCTTCGGCTGCTGA
- a CDS encoding MliC family protein, which translates to MNKVHMMSAGALALSLLAGCNQGNTLTVTGGNPVSYQCEQGKKVQVRYFSLSDESLSFIKLSLPDGKDYTLPQAISASGARYTDEREAVWWNKGDEGFVEMRGQDDDWQIVYNNCKQQ; encoded by the coding sequence ATGAACAAGGTCCATATGATGAGCGCGGGGGCACTGGCTCTCTCGCTGCTTGCCGGCTGCAATCAGGGCAATACCCTCACAGTTACCGGCGGTAACCCCGTCAGCTATCAGTGCGAGCAGGGCAAGAAGGTGCAGGTGCGCTACTTCTCCCTCTCCGACGAGAGCCTCAGCTTTATCAAGTTGTCTCTACCGGACGGCAAGGATTACACCCTGCCGCAGGCCATCTCGGCCTCTGGCGCCCGCTATACGGATGAACGTGAAGCCGTCTGGTGGAACAAAGGGGATGAAGGGTTTGTCGAGATGCGCGGTCAGGACGATGATTGGCAGATCGTCTACAACAACTGCAAACAGCAGTAA
- a CDS encoding energy transducer TonB → MGWKALWLGCAVLLLAGCSSRQEVAANRTPIAIPLEQLSSYWIQENRLSFFGDDVPVVVPAKPVRGYVDVRYQIDADGNPIKPEIVAAEPPGELEQSALATLSRLRYSPADSNPDAIPVVVTNRFEIELN, encoded by the coding sequence ATGGGATGGAAAGCATTGTGGTTGGGGTGTGCCGTGTTGCTGCTGGCAGGATGCAGTTCCCGGCAGGAGGTCGCCGCTAACCGTACACCGATCGCGATTCCCCTCGAGCAGCTCTCCAGTTACTGGATCCAGGAAAACCGCCTTTCATTCTTTGGTGATGACGTGCCTGTTGTTGTGCCTGCCAAACCGGTCAGGGGATATGTGGATGTACGCTACCAGATCGATGCCGATGGCAATCCGATAAAACCAGAGATCGTCGCCGCCGAGCCGCCCGGAGAGCTGGAGCAGAGCGCTTTGGCAACCCTCTCGCGGCTGCGCTACAGTCCGGCGGACAGCAATCCGGATGCCATTCCCGTGGTGGTGACCAACCGCTTTGAAATAGAGCTCAACTGA